Proteins found in one Angustibacter sp. Root456 genomic segment:
- the scpB gene encoding SMC-Scp complex subunit ScpB, whose amino-acid sequence MSEQPQADAPQPPGDASSDDVAADLTAVDADALDADAVDADAVDADALDLDALPSGAKGAVEAVLMVVEEPVTELALAEALALPPQQVADLLRELAAEYDQGGRGFELREVAGGWRVFSRADYAPVVERFVVGGQQARLTQAALETLAVVAYRQPVSRARVSAVRGVNVDGVMRTLVARGLVQEQGTDHESGAILYSTTGYFLERLGLTSVDELPALAPYLPEIDVLDELSEGASL is encoded by the coding sequence ATGAGCGAGCAGCCGCAGGCGGACGCCCCCCAACCCCCCGGGGACGCGTCGAGCGACGACGTCGCCGCCGATCTGACGGCGGTGGACGCCGACGCGCTGGACGCCGACGCGGTGGACGCCGACGCGGTGGACGCCGACGCGCTGGACCTCGACGCGCTGCCCTCGGGAGCCAAGGGCGCCGTCGAGGCCGTGCTGATGGTCGTCGAGGAGCCGGTGACCGAGCTGGCCCTCGCCGAGGCGTTGGCGCTGCCGCCGCAGCAGGTCGCCGACCTGCTGCGCGAGCTCGCGGCCGAGTACGACCAGGGCGGCCGAGGCTTCGAGCTGCGCGAGGTCGCCGGTGGGTGGCGGGTGTTCAGCCGCGCCGACTACGCGCCGGTGGTCGAGCGGTTCGTCGTGGGCGGCCAGCAGGCCCGCCTCACCCAGGCCGCACTCGAGACCCTCGCCGTCGTGGCCTACCGCCAGCCGGTGAGCCGCGCGCGGGTCAGCGCCGTGCGCGGCGTCAACGTCGACGGCGTCATGCGCACCCTGGTGGCGCGCGGCCTCGTGCAGGAGCAGGGCACCGACCACGAGTCAGGCGCGATCCTGTACTCCACCACCGGCTACTTCCTGGAGCGCCTGGGCCTGACCAGCGTCGACGAGCTGCCGGCCCTCGCGCCGTACCTGCCCGAGATCGATGTGCTCGACGAGCTGAGCGAGGGAGCGTCGCTGTGA
- a CDS encoding prephenate dehydrogenase, protein MSGALGTVRVVGTGLVGTSLALALRAKGVDTVLWDPSPSAVALSRDLGAGRFAAADDEVALVVVAAPPDVVADVVASELATHPQAVVTDVASVKAQPLRQLTARGVDVSRYVGGHPLAGRERSGAVAARADLFTGRPWVLTPAASTDPEAVELVRRVVELTGAVVTQMPADEHDEAVAVVSHVPQVAASLVAARLREVPEPSVALAGQGLRDVTRIAASDPQLWTQILAGNAAAVARALHALRDDLDVVIAAVDALGADSGAEAPGARAAVARVVAAGNEGHARIPGKHGSAPTAYTPVVVLVPDRPGELARLLQAVGDAGVNLEDLRLEHSEGRPMALAEIDVLPAAAAGLAGSLRAGGWTVHL, encoded by the coding sequence GTGAGCGGCGCGCTGGGCACGGTCCGCGTCGTCGGCACCGGGCTGGTCGGCACCAGCCTGGCCCTGGCCCTGCGCGCCAAGGGAGTCGACACGGTGCTGTGGGATCCCTCACCCAGCGCGGTGGCCCTGTCGCGTGACCTCGGGGCCGGCCGCTTCGCCGCAGCGGACGACGAGGTGGCGCTGGTGGTGGTGGCTGCACCGCCGGACGTCGTCGCGGACGTCGTGGCGAGCGAGCTGGCCACTCACCCGCAGGCGGTGGTCACCGACGTCGCGAGCGTCAAGGCTCAGCCGCTGCGACAGCTCACCGCGCGCGGCGTCGACGTCTCCCGCTACGTCGGCGGCCACCCCCTGGCCGGTCGAGAGCGGTCCGGCGCCGTCGCGGCCCGGGCCGACCTGTTCACCGGCCGCCCGTGGGTGCTCACGCCCGCTGCGTCGACCGACCCTGAGGCGGTCGAGCTCGTGCGGCGCGTCGTCGAGCTCACCGGCGCGGTGGTCACCCAGATGCCAGCGGACGAGCACGACGAGGCGGTAGCGGTGGTCTCGCACGTGCCGCAGGTGGCGGCGAGCCTGGTGGCGGCCCGACTGCGTGAGGTCCCCGAACCGTCGGTCGCGCTGGCCGGTCAGGGTCTGCGCGACGTCACGCGCATCGCGGCGAGCGACCCGCAGCTGTGGACCCAGATCCTCGCGGGCAACGCGGCGGCCGTGGCGCGAGCGCTGCACGCCCTGCGCGACGACCTCGACGTGGTGATCGCCGCGGTCGACGCCCTCGGCGCCGACTCCGGCGCCGAGGCCCCCGGAGCGCGCGCAGCCGTCGCCCGGGTCGTCGCGGCGGGCAACGAGGGGCACGCTCGTATTCCGGGCAAGCACGGCAGCGCGCCGACGGCGTACACGCCGGTCGTCGTGCTGGTGCCCGACCGTCCTGGCGAGCTGGCTCGGCTGCTGCAGGCCGTCGGTGACGCAGGGGTCAACCTCGAGGACCTGCGCCTGGAGCACAGCGAGGGGCGGCCGATGGCGCTGGCCGAGATCGACGTGCTGCCCGCGGCCGCGGCGGGCCTCGCGGGGTCCCTGCGAGCAGGCGGCTGGACCGTCCACCTGTGA
- a CDS encoding glycoside hydrolase family 25 protein: MPRSSSSPRRARNRLAAGLTLLAAVATTLAGGGTAAAASGSERPLGLDVSRWQSAGPDGACATDGIDWSKVRTTSRGFVLIRATRTTAGRTEADTCYARNYAGAAGRGIYRGAYHYAIPSTVAGSAARDARTFVSVTGRMQNAGDLPPVLDLETSGGLNPTQLASWTRTWLTTVRALTGRQPMIYTYPSFWRSAMADSQAFHAYPLWIANWTPTPSVPGGWPTWTIHQYSATGRVAGISGDVDLDVFNGTAAQLHAFAHPGTHPTAGTSGRTAFRGSPWRISGHLVTDRGAAIPRATVRLYRSVAGGPWRLIATTKTSGTTAYYRFVLRPRAAASYKVRYSGGTTFAPSWSDVRSHAIRQRSTTTLTAATSATRVRRGASVRVRGTLLRTVSHARLPGKTVTLDQRVGRGRWTAVRSVRTSATGRYAFGVRPTRGTAYRVRFAGSLANLPSVSAQRTVRLR, encoded by the coding sequence ATGCCACGTTCGTCGTCCTCACCCCGCCGTGCCCGCAACCGCCTCGCCGCTGGTCTCACCCTCCTGGCGGCGGTGGCCACGACGCTCGCGGGCGGAGGGACCGCGGCCGCGGCCAGCGGCTCCGAGCGCCCGCTGGGCCTCGACGTGTCGCGGTGGCAGAGCGCCGGCCCGGACGGAGCCTGCGCCACCGACGGCATCGACTGGTCGAAGGTGCGCACCACCAGCCGCGGCTTCGTCCTCATCCGCGCGACCCGCACGACCGCCGGCCGGACCGAGGCCGACACCTGCTACGCGCGGAACTACGCCGGGGCAGCCGGCCGCGGCATCTACCGCGGCGCCTACCACTACGCGATCCCCAGCACCGTAGCCGGCTCGGCCGCCCGCGACGCCCGGACGTTCGTGTCGGTGACCGGCCGGATGCAGAACGCCGGCGACCTGCCTCCCGTGCTCGACCTGGAGACCTCCGGCGGACTGAACCCCACCCAGCTCGCGAGCTGGACCCGCACGTGGCTGACCACGGTCCGGGCTCTCACGGGCCGCCAGCCCATGATCTACACCTACCCCTCGTTCTGGCGCTCGGCCATGGCCGACAGCCAGGCGTTCCACGCGTACCCGCTGTGGATCGCCAACTGGACGCCCACGCCGTCGGTGCCGGGTGGCTGGCCGACGTGGACCATCCACCAGTACTCGGCCACCGGACGCGTGGCTGGCATCAGCGGCGACGTCGACCTCGACGTCTTCAACGGCACCGCGGCCCAGCTGCACGCGTTCGCGCACCCGGGGACGCATCCCACCGCCGGGACCAGCGGCCGGACCGCCTTCCGTGGATCCCCCTGGCGGATCTCCGGCCACCTGGTCACCGACCGCGGCGCAGCGATCCCGCGCGCGACCGTGCGGCTCTACCGCAGCGTCGCGGGGGGTCCCTGGAGGCTGATCGCCACGACGAAGACGTCCGGCACGACGGCGTACTACCGGTTCGTGCTCCGCCCGAGGGCGGCCGCGAGCTACAAGGTCCGCTACTCCGGAGGCACCACCTTCGCCCCGTCGTGGTCGGACGTGCGCAGCCACGCGATCCGTCAGCGCTCGACCACCACGCTGACCGCTGCGACGAGCGCCACCAGGGTGCGGCGCGGTGCCTCCGTGCGCGTCCGTGGCACGCTCCTGCGCACGGTGAGTCACGCTCGCCTGCCCGGCAAGACCGTCACCCTCGACCAGCGCGTGGGCAGGGGACGGTGGACCGCCGTCCGCAGCGTGCGCACCTCGGCGACCGGCCGGTACGCGTTCGGTGTGCGGCCGACGCGGGGTACGGCGTACCGCGTGCGCTTCGCGGGCTCGCTCGCCAACCTGCCCAGCGTGTCCGCCCAGCGGACGGTGCGCCTGCGGTGA
- the xerD gene encoding site-specific tyrosine recombinase XerD — MTLTPADQPTEPSTAALTAAVEGWLEHLDVERGAAANTLASYRRDLRRYVRFLADRGVREPESVAEADVSAFLAQLREGDAGHQPLTATSAARCLVAVRGLHKFLLLEDVTTHDPAAQVRPPSAPKRLPKAISTHDVERLLEAASVGDTPASVRDRALLELLYGCGARISEAVGLDVDDVDLQSRAVRLFGKGRKERVVPLGSFACAALESYLVRARPVFATAGSARTGRGTAALFLNTRGGRLSRQSAWSVLRAAAERAHLGAHVSPHTLRHSFATHLLDGGADVRVVQELLGHASVTTTQIYTLVTADRLREVYAAAHPRAR, encoded by the coding sequence CTGACCCTCACCCCGGCCGACCAGCCCACCGAGCCCTCGACCGCTGCCCTGACGGCGGCGGTCGAGGGCTGGCTGGAGCACCTGGACGTCGAGCGCGGCGCGGCCGCCAACACCCTGGCGTCGTACCGGCGTGACCTGCGGCGGTACGTGAGGTTCCTCGCCGACCGCGGCGTGCGCGAGCCGGAGTCGGTCGCCGAGGCCGACGTCAGCGCGTTCCTGGCCCAGCTGCGCGAAGGTGACGCTGGCCACCAGCCGCTGACGGCGACGTCCGCGGCCCGCTGCCTGGTGGCGGTACGCGGCCTGCACAAGTTCCTGCTGCTCGAGGACGTCACCACTCACGACCCGGCGGCCCAGGTGCGACCACCGAGCGCACCCAAGCGACTGCCCAAGGCGATCAGCACCCACGACGTCGAGCGGCTGCTCGAGGCCGCCTCAGTGGGCGACACCCCGGCGTCGGTCCGCGACCGCGCGCTGCTCGAGCTGCTCTACGGCTGCGGTGCCCGGATCAGCGAGGCCGTGGGCCTCGACGTCGACGACGTCGACCTGCAGTCGCGGGCCGTGCGGCTGTTCGGCAAGGGGCGCAAGGAGCGCGTCGTGCCGCTGGGCTCCTTCGCCTGCGCCGCGCTGGAGTCCTACCTGGTGCGGGCCCGGCCGGTGTTCGCGACCGCGGGTTCTGCGCGCACCGGGCGCGGCACCGCGGCGCTGTTCCTCAACACCCGCGGGGGCCGGCTGTCTCGGCAGAGCGCCTGGAGCGTGCTGCGTGCCGCGGCCGAGCGGGCCCACCTGGGGGCCCACGTCAGCCCCCACACCCTGCGGCACTCGTTCGCCACCCACCTGCTGGACGGCGGCGCAGACGTCCGCGTCGTCCAGGAGCTGCTCGGGCACGCCTCGGTGACGACGACGCAGATCTACACGCTGGTCACGGCCGATCGCCTCCGCGAGGTGTACGCCGCCGCCCACCCTCGGGCCCGGTAG
- the cmk gene encoding (d)CMP kinase, with product MPPSASLVVAVDGPSGSGKSSVSRRVAQRFGLAYLDTGAMYRALTWWCLERGVDLHDQAAVTATLDALPLAMGTDPSAPHVTVAGHDVGAAIRETRVSEQVSAVATNLDVRARMRDLQRALIAADARGTVAEGRDITTVVAPDADVRVLLTASEQARLERRARELHGHAEAHAVEATRDQVVRRDRDDSTVSQFVEAADGVVTIDSSSLTLEQVVDAVSALITERTGRRPQAVAP from the coding sequence GTGCCCCCCTCAGCGTCACTGGTCGTCGCCGTCGACGGGCCGAGCGGCTCCGGCAAGTCCAGCGTCTCGCGCCGGGTCGCCCAGCGCTTCGGGTTGGCGTACCTCGACACCGGTGCGATGTACCGCGCGCTGACCTGGTGGTGCCTGGAGCGCGGCGTCGACCTGCACGACCAGGCCGCCGTCACGGCCACCCTGGACGCCCTGCCCCTGGCGATGGGTACGGACCCGTCAGCCCCGCACGTCACCGTGGCCGGTCACGACGTCGGCGCCGCGATCCGCGAGACGCGCGTGAGCGAGCAGGTGAGCGCCGTGGCTACCAACCTCGACGTGCGGGCGCGCATGCGCGACCTGCAGCGCGCGCTGATCGCCGCCGACGCGCGCGGCACGGTGGCCGAGGGGCGCGACATCACGACCGTCGTCGCGCCGGACGCCGACGTCCGGGTGCTCCTCACCGCCAGCGAGCAGGCCCGGCTCGAGCGCCGCGCCCGCGAGCTGCACGGGCACGCCGAGGCGCACGCCGTGGAGGCCACCCGCGACCAGGTCGTGCGCCGCGACCGCGACGACTCCACCGTGTCGCAGTTCGTCGAGGCGGCGGACGGCGTCGTCACCATCGACTCCTCGAGCCTGACGCTGGAGCAGGTGGTCGACGCGGTGAGCGCGCTGATCACCGAGCGCACGGGCCGCAGGCCCCAGGCCGTGGCGCCGTGA
- a CDS encoding 1-acyl-sn-glycerol-3-phosphate acyltransferase: protein MNHGVHLGAASGRRIGKLLFSSVYRSTTLDAWRVPTTGPVLLASNHTSFLDGPLVFGLAPRPVHFLVKTEMFHGLTGWFLDRFGQIPVDRSGVDRSALHSALGVLQAGGAVGVFPEGARGTGDVAAVHEGITWLAMRSGAPVVPVACLGTRVAGDEVGRPPRPLHRVAVAFGDPVSLHAPAGVARRVASRELTEQLRLTLAGHVRDSSRRLGIALHSTLPQHLPQQRPGAIPRPGDHHRAGLEDAS from the coding sequence GTGAACCACGGGGTGCACCTGGGCGCCGCGAGCGGCCGGCGCATCGGCAAGCTGCTGTTCAGCTCCGTCTACCGCAGCACGACCCTCGACGCCTGGCGGGTGCCGACGACCGGTCCGGTGCTCCTGGCCTCCAACCACACGAGCTTCCTCGACGGGCCGCTGGTGTTCGGCCTGGCGCCGCGACCCGTGCACTTCCTGGTCAAGACCGAGATGTTCCACGGGCTGACCGGATGGTTCCTCGACCGGTTCGGGCAGATCCCCGTCGACCGCAGCGGCGTCGACCGCAGCGCGCTGCACAGCGCACTCGGTGTGCTGCAGGCGGGGGGAGCGGTCGGGGTCTTTCCCGAGGGCGCGCGCGGCACGGGTGACGTGGCGGCCGTGCACGAGGGCATCACGTGGCTGGCCATGCGCAGCGGCGCCCCGGTGGTGCCGGTGGCCTGCCTCGGCACGCGCGTGGCCGGTGACGAGGTCGGGCGCCCGCCCCGGCCGCTGCACCGTGTGGCGGTGGCGTTCGGTGACCCCGTCAGCCTGCACGCACCGGCCGGCGTCGCCCGCCGGGTCGCGAGCCGGGAGCTGACCGAGCAGCTGCGACTTACCCTGGCCGGGCACGTCCGCGACAGCTCGCGGCGCCTCGGCATCGCCCTGCACTCGACGCTGCCGCAGCATCTCCCGCAGCAGCGTCCCGGCGCGATCCCGCGCCCGGGCGACCACCACCGAGCGGGCCTGGAGGACGCATCATGA
- the der gene encoding ribosome biogenesis GTPase Der, with protein MSHPTDDQPDEQPDEMVATGLRAGLDDYDLSDEDLSLLQRGDGDDLGLAPQGPLPVLAVVGRPNVGKSTLVNRILGRREAVVEDVPGVTRDRVTYEAEWSGRRFLLVDTGGWERDVTGIHLRVAEQAEIAIELADAVLFVVDATVGATDTDEAVVRVLRRSGKPVVLAANKVDDARTEADAAMLWSLGLGEPQPVSALHGRGSGDMLDAVLAVLPEQSAVGGQYAEGGPRRVALVGRPNVGKSSLLNKAVGSERVVVDDVAGTTRDPVDELVELGGRIWRFVDTAGIRRRVHQTRGADFYASLRTQTALEKAEVAVVLIDAGTPITEQDVRVVQQVIDAGRALVIAYNKWDTIDEERRYYLEREIETELVQVQWAPRVNISALTGRHLDRLVPALDQALESWDSRVPTGRLNTFMGELVAAHPHPVRGGKQPRVLFATQASTRPPRFVVFASGFLEAGYRRFIERRLRETFGFVGTPIEVSVRVREKRRK; from the coding sequence ATGAGCCACCCGACCGACGACCAGCCCGACGAGCAGCCGGACGAGATGGTCGCCACGGGGCTGCGGGCCGGCCTCGACGACTACGACCTGAGCGACGAGGACCTGAGCCTGCTGCAGCGCGGTGACGGCGACGACCTGGGTCTGGCGCCGCAGGGGCCGCTGCCGGTGCTCGCGGTCGTCGGGCGTCCCAACGTCGGCAAGTCGACCCTGGTCAACCGCATCCTCGGCCGCCGAGAGGCCGTGGTCGAGGACGTGCCGGGCGTCACGCGTGACCGCGTCACCTACGAGGCGGAGTGGTCGGGGCGGCGTTTCCTGCTCGTCGACACCGGCGGGTGGGAGCGTGACGTCACGGGCATCCACCTGCGGGTGGCCGAGCAGGCCGAGATCGCCATCGAGCTCGCGGACGCCGTCCTGTTCGTGGTCGACGCCACGGTGGGCGCCACCGACACCGACGAGGCGGTCGTGCGCGTGCTGCGGCGCTCCGGCAAGCCGGTCGTGCTGGCCGCCAACAAGGTCGACGACGCACGCACCGAGGCCGACGCCGCGATGCTCTGGTCGCTGGGTCTGGGTGAGCCGCAGCCGGTGTCGGCGCTGCACGGGCGGGGGAGCGGCGACATGCTCGACGCCGTGCTCGCGGTGCTGCCCGAGCAGTCGGCCGTGGGCGGCCAGTACGCCGAGGGCGGCCCACGCCGCGTGGCCCTGGTCGGTCGCCCGAACGTCGGCAAGTCCAGCCTGCTCAACAAGGCCGTCGGTAGCGAGCGGGTCGTCGTCGACGACGTCGCCGGCACGACGCGCGACCCCGTCGACGAGCTCGTGGAGCTGGGCGGCCGCATCTGGCGGTTCGTCGACACCGCCGGCATCCGCAGGCGGGTGCACCAGACGCGTGGGGCCGACTTCTACGCGTCCCTGCGCACGCAGACGGCGCTGGAGAAGGCGGAGGTGGCCGTCGTCCTCATCGACGCCGGCACGCCCATCACCGAGCAGGACGTGCGCGTCGTCCAGCAGGTCATCGACGCCGGCCGCGCGCTCGTGATCGCCTACAACAAGTGGGACACCATCGACGAGGAGCGCCGGTACTACCTCGAGCGCGAGATCGAGACCGAGCTGGTGCAGGTGCAGTGGGCGCCGCGGGTCAACATCTCTGCGCTGACCGGACGCCACCTCGACCGGCTGGTGCCCGCGCTCGACCAGGCCCTGGAGTCGTGGGACAGCCGCGTGCCCACCGGCCGGCTGAACACGTTCATGGGTGAGCTGGTCGCTGCCCACCCGCACCCGGTGCGCGGTGGCAAGCAGCCCCGCGTGCTGTTCGCGACGCAGGCCTCCACCCGGCCGCCTCGCTTCGTCGTGTTCGCCAGCGGCTTCCTGGAGGCGGGGTACCGCCGCTTCATCGAGCGTCGGCTGCGCGAGACCTTCGGTTTCGTCGGGACGCCCATCGAGGTGAGCGTGCGGGTGCGCGAGAAGCGTCGCAAGTAG
- a CDS encoding ScpA family protein encodes MDDAAPLTGRGRSAPFQVHLDVFEGPFDLLLGLISKHQLDITEVALAKVTDEFIAHIRGGGPDGDWDLGQASEFLVVAATLLDLKAARLLPSAQVEDEDDLAMLEARDLLFARLLQYRAFKQVAAVFESRMAEAGRRHARQVPLEPQFTSLLPELVMSITPEQLAQIAARALAPKVAPTVGLAHLHAPPVSVREQAAIIVDALRRQRSATFRSLTADADGTLVVVARFLALLELFRDGSVGFDQVTPLGELTIRWTGSDEGDVDVSDEFDEGDELDEGDKGDELDERHQAGSDTETVGAQGIKINNDDD; translated from the coding sequence GTGGACGACGCCGCACCGCTCACGGGGCGAGGCCGGTCGGCGCCCTTCCAGGTGCACCTCGACGTCTTCGAGGGGCCGTTCGACCTGCTGCTCGGCCTGATCTCCAAGCACCAGCTCGACATCACCGAGGTCGCGCTCGCCAAGGTCACCGACGAGTTCATCGCCCACATCCGCGGGGGCGGCCCGGACGGCGACTGGGACCTCGGGCAGGCCAGCGAGTTCCTCGTCGTGGCCGCCACGCTGCTCGACCTCAAGGCCGCGCGGCTGCTGCCCTCTGCCCAGGTGGAGGACGAGGACGACCTGGCCATGCTGGAGGCGCGGGACCTGCTGTTCGCGCGTCTGCTGCAGTACCGCGCGTTCAAGCAGGTGGCCGCGGTGTTCGAGTCCCGCATGGCTGAGGCGGGCCGGCGGCACGCGCGCCAGGTGCCGCTCGAGCCGCAGTTCACCAGCCTGCTGCCAGAGCTCGTCATGAGCATCACGCCCGAGCAGCTGGCGCAGATCGCTGCTCGCGCGCTCGCGCCCAAGGTCGCCCCCACCGTCGGCCTCGCGCACCTGCACGCCCCGCCGGTGAGCGTTCGCGAGCAGGCGGCGATCATCGTGGACGCGCTGCGCCGTCAGCGCTCGGCGACGTTCCGCTCGCTCACCGCGGACGCCGACGGCACGCTCGTGGTGGTCGCGCGCTTTCTCGCCCTGCTCGAGCTGTTTCGGGACGGCTCGGTGGGCTTCGACCAGGTCACGCCCCTGGGCGAGCTGACGATCCGCTGGACCGGCTCCGATGAGGGCGACGTCGACGTGAGCGACGAGTTCGATGAGGGCGACGAGCTCGATGAGGGCGACAAGGGCGACGAGCTCGACGAGCGCCACCAGGCGGGCTCGGACACCGAAACCGTTGGCGCACAAGGTATCAAGATCAACAACGACGACGACTGA
- the aroH gene encoding chorismate mutase encodes MAVRAIRGAIQLDVDEREHLLASTRELVGEVMRANALSSEQLISIIFTVTADLRSEFPAVAARELGLGDVPLLCTVEIDVPGSLPRVVRLMAHAELDVPRAQVQHVYLRGATALRLDIAQ; translated from the coding sequence ATGGCGGTGCGAGCCATCCGTGGCGCGATCCAGCTCGACGTCGACGAGCGCGAGCACCTGCTCGCCTCGACGCGCGAGCTGGTGGGCGAGGTGATGCGGGCCAACGCGCTGTCGTCCGAGCAGCTGATCTCGATCATCTTCACGGTCACGGCCGACCTGCGTTCGGAGTTTCCCGCCGTCGCCGCTCGCGAGCTCGGCCTGGGCGACGTACCACTGCTGTGCACCGTCGAGATCGATGTCCCCGGGTCGTTGCCGCGGGTGGTGCGGCTCATGGCGCACGCCGAGCTCGACGTCCCGCGGGCGCAGGTGCAGCACGTGTACCTGCGCGGCGCCACCGCGCTGCGCCTGGACATCGCGCAGTGA
- a CDS encoding ParA family protein, whose product MPEFATPAPLSAHGPARIIAMCNQKGGVGKTTTTINLGAALAEAGRRVLLVDFDPQGALSVGLGINPHELDVTVYNVLMERSTDVRSVIRHTAIADLDVLPANIDLSAAEVQLVGEVAREMVLGRALRAVTDDYDVVLIDCQPSLGLLTVNALTAAHGVIIPLECEFFALRGVALLVETIEKVQDRLNPRLEIDGILATMYDSRTLHSREVVARVVEAFGDRVFHTVIGRTVKFPDASVAAEPITTYASGHAGAEAYRQLARELIARGDAA is encoded by the coding sequence CTGCCCGAGTTCGCGACTCCCGCACCGCTCAGCGCCCACGGGCCAGCGCGCATCATCGCGATGTGCAACCAGAAGGGCGGGGTCGGTAAGACGACGACCACGATCAACCTCGGCGCCGCGCTCGCCGAGGCGGGCCGTCGGGTCCTGCTCGTCGACTTCGACCCGCAGGGGGCGTTGTCGGTCGGGCTCGGCATCAACCCGCACGAGCTGGACGTCACCGTCTACAACGTGCTCATGGAGCGCAGCACCGACGTCCGGTCGGTCATCCGCCACACCGCGATCGCGGACCTCGACGTGCTGCCCGCGAACATCGACCTGTCGGCCGCCGAGGTGCAGCTCGTCGGCGAGGTGGCTCGCGAGATGGTGCTCGGTCGGGCGCTGCGCGCGGTCACCGACGACTACGACGTGGTGCTCATCGACTGCCAGCCCTCGCTCGGCCTGCTCACGGTGAACGCGCTCACCGCCGCCCACGGTGTGATCATCCCGCTGGAGTGCGAGTTCTTCGCCCTGCGCGGTGTCGCCCTGCTCGTCGAGACCATCGAGAAGGTGCAGGACCGCCTCAACCCGCGCCTGGAGATCGACGGCATCCTGGCCACGATGTACGACAGCCGCACGCTGCACAGCCGCGAGGTGGTGGCCCGCGTGGTCGAGGCCTTCGGCGACCGCGTGTTCCACACCGTCATCGGCCGCACCGTCAAGTTCCCGGACGCCTCGGTCGCCGCCGAGCCGATCACCACGTACGCCTCCGGGCACGCGGGCGCCGAGGCCTACCGGCAGCTGGCCCGCGAGCTCATCGCCCGCGGCGACGCCGCCTGA
- a CDS encoding pseudouridine synthase, translating to MSGTPRRGARRPAQTRGPARRPARRQAPVPEVPVDVHDADGVRLQKVLAQAGVGSRRACEALIAAGRVQVDGHVVVEQGVRIDPSRQVVHVDGVRVQLDEEKTYLAFNKPAGVVSTMSDEQGRVSLGDFMSERQERLFHVGRLDSETEGLILLTNDGELAHRLQHPSYGVAKTYLAEVPGPVARDVGKSLRAGIELDDGPARVDSFRLIDSQPGKALVEVILHEGRKHIVRRLLEAVGHPVERLVRVQVGPIHLGDLRPGRWRVLTRTEVGQLFTAAGL from the coding sequence GTGAGCGGCACGCCGCGCCGGGGCGCTCGCCGTCCGGCCCAGACCCGTGGCCCGGCCCGTCGGCCGGCCCGCCGTCAGGCCCCCGTGCCGGAGGTGCCGGTCGACGTCCACGACGCCGACGGCGTGCGGCTGCAGAAGGTGCTCGCCCAGGCGGGCGTGGGCAGCCGCCGCGCGTGCGAGGCCCTCATCGCCGCAGGGCGCGTGCAGGTCGACGGGCACGTCGTGGTCGAGCAAGGTGTGCGCATCGACCCGAGCCGGCAGGTGGTGCACGTCGACGGCGTGCGCGTGCAGCTCGACGAGGAGAAGACCTACCTGGCGTTCAACAAGCCGGCCGGCGTGGTGTCCACCATGAGCGACGAGCAGGGCCGCGTGTCGCTCGGGGACTTCATGTCCGAACGCCAGGAGCGGCTGTTCCACGTGGGCCGGCTGGACTCCGAGACCGAGGGACTGATCCTGCTGACGAACGACGGCGAGCTGGCGCACCGCCTGCAGCACCCGTCGTACGGCGTGGCCAAGACCTACCTGGCCGAGGTGCCCGGCCCGGTGGCGCGCGACGTCGGCAAGAGCCTACGCGCCGGCATCGAGCTCGACGACGGCCCGGCCCGGGTCGACAGCTTCCGGCTGATCGACAGCCAGCCCGGCAAGGCGCTGGTCGAGGTGATCCTGCACGAGGGACGCAAGCACATCGTGCGTCGCCTGCTCGAGGCCGTGGGTCACCCGGTGGAGCGGCTCGTGCGCGTGCAGGTCGGCCCGATCCACCTGGGCGACCTGCGTCCCGGTCGATGGCGCGTGCTCACCCGCACGGAGGTCGGCCAGCTCTTCACGGCGGCTGGGCTGTAG